A window of Streptomyces broussonetiae genomic DNA:
CGCTCCCACCGCGGCTCCGGCCAGCAGCGGCATGCCGTCGCTGCCGGTGGCGGCGAGGATGCCGTCGCTGCCGGCGGTCCCGGAGGTGTCCGACGCCGAACCCGCCGTGCCGGACGCCGAACCCGCCGTACCCGTGCCGCCCGACGTGCCGGTGCCGCCGGTCGTACCCGTGGTACCCGTCGCGCCGGAGCCGCCGGTGGTCCGGCCGTGCGGGTCGTTGCCCCGGCCGCCGGTGCCGGAACCGCCGGCACCGGAACCGCCGCCGGTCGTGGTCCCACCGGAGGTGCCGGTGCCGGGCTCGCCGCCGCCGGTCACGTCCACGTTCAGGTACGCCGTGTCGTTCGCCGGGTTCTTGTCGAAGGCCGGGCGGACGCCGTGGACCGAACTGACCGTCACCTCGCCCCTGGTGTCCTTGGCGTTCTTCGCGATCCGGAGGACGAAGCCGTAGTCGAGGAACTGGTCGGCGTCGATGGTGTGGTCGGCGGGCGCGCACACATACGTGGAGTGGCCCGGCGCCGACGGTCCGGTCGGGCCGTCGGTCCCGAACGGCGCGCAGTCCGCGGGTACTTCGACGGCGACGGTGCCCGACGGGATCCGTACCTTCAGGGCCGGCTGGTCGTCGCCCTCCTGCTGCCGGATCCAGCCGGGGCCGTCGTTGCGCAGCGTCGCGGTGACGGTCACCCGGCTGCCGGGCCCGCCCTCCGCCAGGTCGCCCTGCGCCAGGAGGTCGGCCGTGCTGTCCGCGGTCAGGGCCAGCCGCCGGTAGCTGTCGTCGAAGCCGCCTGTCGGGGTCTCGCCGGTGGGGCTCGTGCCGTACTCGACGGCCTCCATGAGCGCCTTGGGCAGCGCCTTGAACCGGACCGGGGCGGTCACCGAGGCGCCGGGGTCGATCACGGTGTCCACCTTGCACAGCGCCTGCCGGACCTGGTCGGCGATGGTCGAGTACACGCAGCCGTCGGCGTGCTGCGGGAAGTCGAGCCCGCGGGTCAGCCGGATCCGGAAGGTGAATCCGTGCGCGGGCGCGGTGCCCTTGTTGGTGACCGTGACGGACCGGTCGTACACCTCGCCCGGCTTGGGGGCGGCGCTCGGCAGGGCCGAGACCACCAGATCGGGGCTTGCCTCGTCCGCGTGCGCCACGGGTACGGCGAACACGGGTACGCCGATGCCGATCGCGGCGGCGGCCACGCATGCCGCCGTGGGACGGAGGGCTGAGCGCACGGTGAATCTCCTCCACGCAGAGAACAGGTCATGACCGGCCTGTCGGTCGGCCGATCATGTACTGGACACGCGGAGGCACCCGAGGGTTGTAGTGGTTCAGTGATCTTTGTGATCAAGATCTGATCGGCCGTGGCGACGTACGACGAGGCTGCTCACCTCGTACGTCATCTCCGTCGTCCCCGGAGCGGGGGCCGGGTGGTAACGGCCCGCGGACACCGACAGGTTGACGATCAGGCAGGCATGCCAGCCCTGTCCCACGCCCCGGCCGTCGGCGAAGGCCCGGACGCCGTTCACCGACCAGTCGACGGAGCGGGCCCCGAACTCGGTGCGCAGGTCGACCCAGGCCCCGGGGCCGATGGCGGTGTCCCGGAAGTAGTGGCCGGTGCCGCGGACGTGGTTGCCGAACTCCAGGAGGTCCGGATGTTCGGGGTGGTACTCGAACACGTCGATCTCCTGGTCGCCGTCGCGCCAGGTCCAGATCGCCGGCCACGCCCCGACCTCACGGGGCAGCCGTACCCGAGCCTCGAGCACGTCTCCCGACCGGACGGTGAAGGCCTCCTCACTGCCCTCGGTCGTCAGCAGTCCCGTGTCCCAGTAGCCGTCGCGCCGCCGGGTGGCCCTGAAGACGCCGGAGCGGGAGTAGGAGGCGTCGGACACCAGGTGATCGAGTTTGTCGTCACCCGGGTTGACCGGGCCGCCGCCCGGATACGCCCAGGAGCGGCCCGCCACCCACTGCCGGGCGGAGGTGAAGTCCGCCGCGAACACGACCGGGGGCGGGGAAGGGGAGCGGTGGGCCGGGAGCGGGTCACCCGGAGCCGGTTTTTCCATGCCCGATGTCTCACCGGCCCGGGTCCGGTCATGCGCCCGGGCCCCGGCCGGACACGAGGACAACCCTTTCGGGTGACAGCGCCCCGAATCCTTGCCCATGGGGCGGTGCTCGCACCTGCCCACGGGGCGGGACTGCCTCCTCGGTGCTCTGCCTCCTGGTGGACGGACGGTTTCCGTGGTGTGCTGGTAGTGGCGGGAAGGACCGAGACAGACGCGGAGAAGCGGCCCGCAGCCGTGCACCGCGCAATCCGGATCCGCGAGAAGCGGGTGGCCCTTCCCGCCCTGTCGTTGCCCGGCGCCGCTGGTTCCTCGCATGCCCCGGTGCTGGCCCGCGCCGGTCTCACGGTCTCACGCCGGCGTGTTCTCCCCGGCTGTCCCCCGGTGATCCGCCCTGTGGTCCGGTGCCGCGCCTGGTCAGCCTCGTCCGCCGCTGAGGTTGCCCCAGCGGGGGCCTATCTGCTTCCACTCCTCGTCCCACTCGGCCATGCGCCGCCGGATGAGCCGGGCGCGGACACCCCACCCGGCGAGCCAGACCGCCGCGCCGGCCGACGGGGCGACGAGGGCGCCGGTGAGAGCCGCCTGCAGGTCGGCCGCGGCCCCGGCGATGGGCGGTGACACGATGCGGCCCGCGCTGTTCGTCCAGGCCGCGACCCGGGAGCCCGCGGGCTCGCCCGGGACCACCTTCGCGCGGTCGGTGTGCACCTTTCCGCGCGGGTCCGTCCAGCGCACGGTGGCCCAGACCCGTCCGTCGTCGTAGCCGGTCCCCGAGGCGGAGGTGCGCGCCGCGTCTTCGGTGAGCACGGCCGGGACCTCGTGCACCTGGGCCCGGCGGGCGGAGTACGACGATTCGGCGCTGTGTGCCGCCACGAGGCCGGCGCCGGCTCCGCAGAGGACCGCGGCTACCCAGGTCGCGAGGATGATCCAGGCCTCGACGACATCACTGTGCCGGCGCAGCGGGTTGCGCCGCCACCGCCACAGCCGCACCGGGGTGACCGTCGAGGGAGGTGTCCGGGCCATCGTCACCGCCTCCTCTCCACCGTGCCGGACGGGCTGGAGTGCCACCACTCCATCGTGCACCTCAATCCGGATCGAGGCGGGGTGGGGGCGGAAGAGGCTCAGAACGCGCATTTCACGCGCGAGGTCGACCGGCCCCCTGGACGAGACCGAACGGCACTGGAAAGGGTGGCACGGGATGCGCGACAGTGGAATCAGGAGCGGCACCGATCCCCCGCGGTGCCGCTCCGCCCACGTCCTGCCGACGCACGCGGGAGCCGGCGTGCAGGGCGTCCCGCGAGAGTCGGGGGCGGTACGGCGGACCCGGGCGCCCTGCACAGCGGGCCGTCGGACTAGGACGGGGTGAGCGGCAGGTCGTCGGTGTAGGCGTTCACCGGCTGGGCGATGGGGCGGGTGTCCCTGGCGTCGAGCGCCGCCTGGGCGGTCTTCGTGCCCAGGGCGCCCCGGGGTTGCCAGGTGCCGGTCACCGCGAGCCAGGTGTTGGCGGGTGGTGCCTCGGTGCCGTACACGCGGACCTTGACGGTCTGTGAGTCGGCGGCGCAGCAGGTGAAGATGATGCGGGTCAGGTACCAGCCGGTGCCGTCCTCGGCCGGAGTGACGAAGCCCGTGAGCTGGACGATGCGGTCCTTGATGGCCCGGCTGCGGTCCTGCTGGACGCGCCGGGTGAAGTCCGTGAGGGTCAGCGGGAGCGGTGAGGTCGCGGGCAGCGGAGCAAATCCTTTCTGCACGGCGACCGGCCTGGCGTTCGAGCGTGCCGCGGTGTATGCGCCGAGGGCGGGCGGGGCGTAGAAGAGCAGGCTGAGCGCCGGAAGGAACAGCAGCCAGGCAATGCGCGGGGCACCGGAGTGGTCGTGGCCACCATGATCATGGCCGTGTTCGTTGTCGTGGCCGTGTGCCTTGTCGTGGCCGTGTTCGTTGTCGTGGCCGTGTTCGTTGTCGTGGCCGTGTTCGTTGTCGCGGCCGTGCGCCTTGTCGTGTTCGTCGCCGTGGTCGCCGCCCTGCTCCTCCTGCCGCCCGTCCCCGATGACCGCCGACGCCAGGCCGAGCAGCAGCAGGACCACGCCGGAGGCGATGAGCACGGGGTGCAGTCCGGCCTTGACGTAGCGCAGGTAGGTGTCGGTGAACAGGGCCGCGTGCAGCAGGCCGACGCCGGTCAGGGCCAGGAGCAGCGTCTGTACGGGGCGTCTCACAGCAGCGCGCCTCCGACCAGGGCGCTCGCGGCGACGGCGACGGCGGTGGTGGCCGTGGAGAACCGCCAGGCGAAGGCACGCCCGAAGGTACCCGCCTGGAGGGCGATCAGCTTGAGGTCGACCATCGGGCCGACCACCATGAAGGCGAGCCGGGCGGTCGGTGAGAACCCGGCGAGCGAGGCGGCGACGAACGCGTCGGCCTCCGAGCAGACCGCCAGCAGCACGGCGAGTCCGGCGAGGAAGAGCACCGACAGCCACGGCGAGCCGGAGAAGGTGTCGAGGACGGAGCGCGGCACCGCGACGTTGAAGGTGGCGGCGGCCATGGCGCCGAGGACGAGGAAGCCGCCGGCGTGCAGGAAGTCGTGCTGGAAACCTAGCCGGAACTCGTTCCGGCGACTGCGGCCGTGCCGGTGGCCGGTGTGCCGGTGCCGCAGGACGGGCCGCAGCCACTCCTCCTTGCCCAGCCAGAGCCACAGCCAGCCCATCACGGCCGCGGTGCCCAGGGAGGCGAGCAGCCGGGCGGCGACCATCGCGGGGCTGCCGGGGAAGGCGACGGCGGTGGCGGTCAGCACGACGGGGTTGATGGCCGGCGCGGAGAGCAGGAAGGCGAAGGCGGCGGCCGGGGTGACACCTCGCCGGATCAGGCTGTTGGCGACGGGCACGGAGGCACACTCGCAGCCCGGCAGCACCGCGCCCGCGACACCGGCGACCGGCACGGCGAGCGCCGCCCGCCTGGGCAGGACCTTGGTGAACAGCTCGGCCGGCACGAAGGCGTTGATGGCACCGGACAGGGCGGTGCCGAGGAGCAGGAAGGGGAGCGCCTGGACGGTGATGGCGAGGCAGACGGTGCGCCAGGCCTGAACGGCCGGCTGGTTCAGCCACGAGGAGCCGGCGAGCAGGAGCACGGCCGTGCCGCCGGCCGCGATCGCGAGGGCAGCGCCGTGCGGCCACGGCCGGATGCGGCGCACGGTCGGGTCGACGGTCACCACCGTCACGCCCTCGGCCACGCCAACCAATTCATCCGTTCTTTCCATAATCGCTCCGGATGTCGGTGTCTGGCCGACGATAGGCGAGAGGCGCGACCCGGCCGCGCGTACACGCCGCCGCCCACCGAACCCGTACGGCGCTTTCCGCCCCCTGGGGGTCCGGGTGACACTGCTCTCAATTCATCGACAACAGGGGCAAAGGTGAGCGCGACCACATCGCTGGGCGCCCGTTTTGTCTATGTTCGGGGCCATGTCGCTTCGCCCCTCCCCCGCAGCACGCGCGCGCACCGGACTGCTCCTCGCGTCCGTCGGGGCTCTCCTGGCCGCCGGCACGGCACATCCGGCGCCGGCCTCCGCGACCGTCCCCACCGGCGGCACATCGACGCATGCCACGGCAGCCGTGCTCGACCTGGACGGCACCGGCCGCACGGCCGAGGTGCACGGCGACGACAGCGCCTACGACACCGCCAGCATCGTCAAGGTCGACATCCTCGCCGCGGTGCTCCTGCAGGCGCAGGACGCGGGACGGCAGCTCACCGCCGACGAACGCGGTCACGCCGAGCCGATGATCAAGCGCAGTGACAACGCCTCGGCCGACGCGCTGTGGCAGCAGATCGGCCAGGCCTCCGGACTGGCGGCGGCGAACAAGCGGCTGGGCCTGACCTCGACGACCGGCGGCCCCGGCAGCAAGTGGGGGCTGACCCGGACGACCGCGAGCGACCAGATACGGCTGCTGCGCGCTGTGTTCGACGGCGGTACGGCGGCCGGGACCGGCGCCATCGCCCTGAACGCGGACTCCAGGGCCTACATCGGCACCCTCATGAGCCAGGTCGTACCCGAGCAGACCTGGGGCGTGCCGGTGGCCGGCGCCTCCGGTTCCCCCCGGGCGCTGAAGAACGGCTGGCTCCGGCGCACCACCTCCGGCCTGTGGGACGTCAACAGCGTCGGCCAGGTCACCGTGAAGGGACACCGGTATCTCGTCGCGGTCCTGTCGAACGGCAGTTCCTCGATGAGCGACGGCGTCGCCCTGGTGGAGCGGACGGCACGCCAGGCGGTCGCGTAGGCCGGTCGGCGGCACACCGGGGGCCGGGGTGATCCCGGCGATGCGCACGGTCGTACGGCGACGGTGCCACACCCGGGAGCAGCCGGACGTCCTGCACGCGCCGACCCGCGTGGCCATCGCCCTGGGCCTGTGGCGCGAAGGCCTGCGAGCCGGCGGCCCGGCGAACGGTGGCGGGCGGGCGGCGGCTCTTCCCTGCGCGCCTCGGCAGCCGCTTTCGCACCCTCCGACCGGCCCACCCGCCGACCGGGCCCACGCGCCGACCGGGTGGCGGCGCGTGAGCCCGTTGCCCGTCGTGGGGGTCAGCCGACGGTCAGGGAGAACGGTCCCGCCAGGACCGAGTAGCCGTCGTTGGCGAGGTAGTACACGTCGTACGTCCCGGCGCCGCTCAGCTTCCCGGTCGAGAAGGTGAGGGCGCCGCTGGCGTTCGGGGCGTAGGACCAGGTGAGCGAGGACTGCCTGCCGGGGGTGACGCCGGCCGGGTAGATCCCGATCCAGTTCTTGGCGTTCGCCTGGGACACCGACGGCACCGAGTAGCGGAAGGTGACGTTGCCGCCGTTCGCCACCGCGTTCAGGTCACCGGTGAGCGTCGGCATGGTCGCGGTGGACGGCGCGAACGCGGCGTTGAGCGGGGTCGCGTAGGTGTCGTTGGCCGTGAGACCGGGCAGGCCGAGGGCCGCTTCGATGGTGCGGCCGATGCCGTAGTGGTCGTAGTGCAGCGGGCTGCTGGTGCCGGCCGGGACGGTGCCCTGGGAGCCGACGACCGTGGTGGCGATGTGGTTGTACGCCTCGTTGTCGCTCTCGTCCCAGGTCAGGACGAGCAGCGAGCGCTGCTGGGTCCAGGCCGGGGAGGCGAGCACCGGGGCCAGCGTCTGCTGCAGCCAGCCGTCCTGGGTCTTGAGACTGGTGGCGCTGCCGTTGCCGGAGGCCTCGCCGTCGTAGTAGTCGTCGGCGGCGATCCAGGAGAAGTTCGGGGTGG
This region includes:
- a CDS encoding COG1361 family protein, which encodes MRSALRPTAACVAAAAIGIGVPVFAVPVAHADEASPDLVVSALPSAAPKPGEVYDRSVTVTNKGTAPAHGFTFRIRLTRGLDFPQHADGCVYSTIADQVRQALCKVDTVIDPGASVTAPVRFKALPKALMEAVEYGTSPTGETPTGGFDDSYRRLALTADSTADLLAQGDLAEGGPGSRVTVTATLRNDGPGWIRQQEGDDQPALKVRIPSGTVAVEVPADCAPFGTDGPTGPSAPGHSTYVCAPADHTIDADQFLDYGFVLRIAKNAKDTRGEVTVSSVHGVRPAFDKNPANDTAYLNVDVTGGGEPGTGTSGGTTTGGGSGAGGSGTGGRGNDPHGRTTGGSGATGTTGTTGGTGTSGGTGTAGSASGTAGSASDTSGTAGSDGILAATGSDGMPLLAGAAVGATAIGGLALWAVRRRTTGK
- a CDS encoding family 16 glycosylhydrolase produces the protein MEKPAPGDPLPAHRSPSPPPVVFAADFTSARQWVAGRSWAYPGGGPVNPGDDKLDHLVSDASYSRSGVFRATRRRDGYWDTGLLTTEGSEEAFTVRSGDVLEARVRLPREVGAWPAIWTWRDGDQEIDVFEYHPEHPDLLEFGNHVRGTGHYFRDTAIGPGAWVDLRTEFGARSVDWSVNGVRAFADGRGVGQGWHACLIVNLSVSAGRYHPAPAPGTTEMTYEVSSLVVRRHGRSDLDHKDH
- a CDS encoding Rv1733c family protein yields the protein MALQPVRHGGEEAVTMARTPPSTVTPVRLWRWRRNPLRRHSDVVEAWIILATWVAAVLCGAGAGLVAAHSAESSYSARRAQVHEVPAVLTEDAARTSASGTGYDDGRVWATVRWTDPRGKVHTDRAKVVPGEPAGSRVAAWTNSAGRIVSPPIAGAAADLQAALTGALVAPSAGAAVWLAGWGVRARLIRRRMAEWDEEWKQIGPRWGNLSGGRG
- a CDS encoding TIGR03943 family putative permease subunit; translation: MRRPVQTLLLALTGVGLLHAALFTDTYLRYVKAGLHPVLIASGVVLLLLGLASAVIGDGRQEEQGGDHGDEHDKAHGRDNEHGHDNEHGHDNEHGHDKAHGHDNEHGHDHGGHDHSGAPRIAWLLFLPALSLLFYAPPALGAYTAARSNARPVAVQKGFAPLPATSPLPLTLTDFTRRVQQDRSRAIKDRIVQLTGFVTPAEDGTGWYLTRIIFTCCAADSQTVKVRVYGTEAPPANTWLAVTGTWQPRGALGTKTAQAALDARDTRPIAQPVNAYTDDLPLTPS
- a CDS encoding permease → MAEGVTVVTVDPTVRRIRPWPHGAALAIAAGGTAVLLLAGSSWLNQPAVQAWRTVCLAITVQALPFLLLGTALSGAINAFVPAELFTKVLPRRAALAVPVAGVAGAVLPGCECASVPVANSLIRRGVTPAAAFAFLLSAPAINPVVLTATAVAFPGSPAMVAARLLASLGTAAVMGWLWLWLGKEEWLRPVLRHRHTGHRHGRSRRNEFRLGFQHDFLHAGGFLVLGAMAAATFNVAVPRSVLDTFSGSPWLSVLFLAGLAVLLAVCSEADAFVAASLAGFSPTARLAFMVVGPMVDLKLIALQAGTFGRAFAWRFSTATTAVAVAASALVGGALL
- a CDS encoding serine hydrolase; translation: MSLRPSPAARARTGLLLASVGALLAAGTAHPAPASATVPTGGTSTHATAAVLDLDGTGRTAEVHGDDSAYDTASIVKVDILAAVLLQAQDAGRQLTADERGHAEPMIKRSDNASADALWQQIGQASGLAAANKRLGLTSTTGGPGSKWGLTRTTASDQIRLLRAVFDGGTAAGTGAIALNADSRAYIGTLMSQVVPEQTWGVPVAGASGSPRALKNGWLRRTTSGLWDVNSVGQVTVKGHRYLVAVLSNGSSSMSDGVALVERTARQAVA